A window from Aphis gossypii isolate Hap1 unplaced genomic scaffold, ASM2018417v2 Contig00421, whole genome shotgun sequence encodes these proteins:
- the LOC126554061 gene encoding uncharacterized protein LOC126554061 produces MESFEFVLMICLWENILRYTQCVSKMLQSQNINIQSACTFLDQAYQSISNLRDNFKDILNTAELICSKWNISTDFKTKRQAFAKHYFDEVDGDRRLNTTKDNFKVKVFFPIIDTVLFQIRRRFEGLYEVASNFSFLNPSSLKENTEADIIKASYDFAVKYDIDISSDFTRQVLSFKSIINQIELPNILSMVNYIIENDLSSSFPDIITVCSIFLTIPVTVASAERSFSILKLVKNYLRNTISQERLNYISILNVERERTEELNIDNFANQKSGSGGGGGGGSGGDKMEHLSSFESPHIGAKIAGDNDKTTAGRYRHRRK; encoded by the exons atggaGTCTTTTGAATTTGTTCTTATGATATGTTTatgggaaaatattttaaggtatACTCAATGTGtatcaaaaatgttacaatctcaaaatataaatattcaaagtgCTTGTACTTTTCTAGATCAAGCTTATCAGTCAATTTCGAACCTTagagataattttaaagatattttaaatacagcaGAACTAATATGTTCAAAATGGAATATATCTACAGATTTTAAAACTAAGCGACAGGCATTcgctaaacattattttgatgaaGTAGATGGAGATAGACgtttaaatacaacaaaagataattttaaagtcaaggttttttttccaattattgACACCGTATTGTTTCAAATACGTAGACGATTTGAAGGATTATATGAAGttgcaagtaattttagttttttaaatcctTCTTCATTAAAAGAAAACACTGAAGCTGATATCATCAAAGCATCTTATGATTTTGCTGTAAAATATGACATCGATATTAGTTCTGATTTTACTCGACAAGTATTgtcttttaaatcaattattaatcaaattgaATTGCCTAATATCCTTAGTAtggtaaattacataatagaaAATGATCTTTCAAGTAGCTTTCcagatattattactgtatgctcgatatttttaactataccaGTAACTGTCGCTTCAGCTGAACGATCATTTTCTATATTGAAACTTGTGAAGAATTATTTGAGAAATACAATTTCTCAAGAAAGActcaattatatttcaattttaaatgtagaaaGAGAGCGCACCGAAGAACtaaatattgacaatttcGCAAATCAAAaa AGCGGtagcggtggcggtggcggtggcggtagCGGTGGCGATAAAATGGAACACTTGAGTTCTTTTGAAAGTCCACACATCGGAGCGAAAATCGCCGGCGATAACGATAAAACCACCGCTGGACGTTATAGGCATAGGCGCAAATAG